One genomic segment of Mycolicibacterium gilvum includes these proteins:
- a CDS encoding ArsA family ATPase: protein MTERGPAARISLFVGKGGVGKSTLATATAVRAARAGSRVLIVSTDQAHSTGDVLGVSLVPTGLRRPTRVLADLDAAGSGGGSLDALALDTLALLAARWLEVARPLAERFPDSDIGDIAPEELSALPGVQEVLGLHEVGELADSGEWDLVVVDCASTADAMRMLTLPATFALYLERAWPRHRRLSSADDARTAVVVGLLERVGAGTEELGRLLTDGSRVSAHLVMTPERVVAAEAVRTLGALSLMGVQVAELIVNQVLVQDDSFEYQNLPAHPAFDWYSERISEQQAVLNDLDSAIGDVALVMVPHLPGEPIGPKALGELLDAARRRDGSAPPGPVRPVVDRESGSGLDAVYRLRLELPQVDPTALSLGRVDDDLIIGAGGMRRRVRLASVLRRCTVIGAQLRGTELTVRFRPNPEVWPR from the coding sequence CTGACTGAGCGGGGTCCCGCCGCCCGCATCAGTCTGTTCGTCGGCAAGGGTGGCGTAGGGAAGTCGACGCTGGCGACCGCGACCGCGGTCCGCGCTGCCCGTGCCGGGTCGCGGGTGCTGATCGTGTCCACCGACCAGGCGCACTCGACCGGCGACGTGCTCGGCGTGAGCCTCGTGCCGACGGGCCTGCGCCGGCCGACGCGGGTGCTGGCCGATCTCGACGCGGCCGGTTCCGGCGGCGGTTCGCTCGACGCGCTCGCGCTCGACACGTTGGCGCTGCTGGCTGCCCGCTGGCTCGAGGTCGCACGACCGCTGGCCGAGCGGTTCCCCGATTCCGACATCGGAGACATTGCCCCCGAAGAGCTTTCGGCGCTACCCGGCGTCCAGGAGGTTCTGGGCCTGCACGAGGTCGGCGAACTCGCCGACTCGGGGGAGTGGGACCTCGTGGTCGTCGACTGCGCGTCGACGGCCGATGCGATGCGGATGCTCACACTGCCCGCGACCTTCGCGCTGTACCTGGAACGGGCCTGGCCCCGCCACCGCCGGCTGTCCAGTGCCGACGACGCGCGCACCGCCGTCGTGGTCGGGCTGCTGGAACGGGTCGGCGCCGGCACCGAGGAACTCGGCAGGCTGCTCACCGACGGGTCGAGGGTCAGCGCGCACCTGGTGATGACTCCCGAGCGCGTGGTCGCCGCCGAAGCGGTCCGCACGCTGGGCGCGCTGTCGCTGATGGGTGTGCAGGTCGCCGAGCTGATCGTCAATCAGGTGCTGGTGCAAGACGATTCGTTCGAGTACCAGAACCTGCCCGCCCATCCGGCCTTCGACTGGTACTCGGAACGGATCTCCGAACAGCAGGCGGTCCTCAATGACCTCGACAGCGCCATCGGTGATGTGGCGCTGGTGATGGTGCCCCATCTGCCGGGCGAGCCGATCGGCCCCAAGGCGCTCGGGGAGCTGCTCGACGCGGCCCGCCGCCGCGACGGGTCGGCGCCGCCGGGACCGGTGCGCCCGGTCGTCGACCGGGAGTCCGGATCCGGCCTGGACGCGGTGTATCGGCTGCGGTTGGAGCTACCTCAGGTGGACCCGACGGCCTTGTCGTTGGGTAGGGTCGACGACGACCTGATCATCGGCGCCGGCGGGATGCGGCGCCGGGTCCGCCTGGCATCGGTGTTGCGGCGGTGCACCGTCATCGGTGCCCAGTTGCGCGGCACCGAGCTGACGGTGCGATTTCGACCGAATCCGGAGGTGTGGCCGCGGTGA
- a CDS encoding glycosyltransferase 87 family protein, translated as MSNRRSPGGAGWGPRLLWRLFQLLTLAALVIAASRLLGHVPYRIDIDVYRMGGRAWLDGRSLYADGAMFQTRGGLELPFTYPPLAAVAFSPFAMLSLEAASLAITATTLVLLLVSTVIVLTRLDVWPTTGVTREPAWVRRCWLAAAIVAPAVIFCEPIRANFDFGQINVVLMTLVLADCVPRRTPCPRGVLLGLAIAVKLTPAVFLLYFLLRRDTRALLVTAASVVVATLAGFAFAWSDSWEYWTETVRNTDRIGTATLNTNQNIAGALARLGLGEDARFLLWVALCFAVLALTVWAARRALRADQPVLALISVAMFGLVVSPVSWSHHWVWMLPTVVVTAVLAVRLRHALLGAVATLGLVLMVWSPITLLPEHRETTAALWRQLVGGSYLWWALAVIVAIGTVTLHRDTTPGVDAREPGAEPGTEVLKA; from the coding sequence ATGAGTAATCGGCGGTCGCCCGGCGGGGCTGGTTGGGGTCCACGGCTCCTGTGGCGGCTGTTCCAGCTGCTGACGCTCGCTGCGCTGGTCATCGCGGCGTCGCGCCTCCTCGGCCACGTCCCGTACCGCATCGACATCGACGTGTACCGGATGGGTGGACGGGCCTGGCTGGACGGCCGGTCGCTCTACGCCGACGGCGCGATGTTCCAGACGCGGGGCGGCCTGGAGCTCCCGTTCACCTACCCTCCGCTGGCCGCGGTCGCGTTCTCACCGTTCGCGATGTTGTCGCTGGAGGCGGCCAGCCTCGCGATCACCGCGACGACGCTGGTGCTGCTGCTCGTCTCGACCGTGATCGTGCTGACCCGCCTCGACGTGTGGCCGACGACCGGGGTGACACGAGAGCCCGCGTGGGTCCGCCGGTGCTGGCTGGCCGCGGCGATCGTCGCGCCCGCGGTCATCTTCTGCGAGCCGATCCGGGCGAACTTCGACTTCGGCCAGATCAACGTCGTGCTGATGACGCTGGTCCTCGCGGACTGCGTACCGCGCCGCACACCGTGCCCGCGGGGCGTGCTGCTGGGGCTGGCGATCGCGGTGAAACTCACCCCCGCGGTGTTCCTGCTCTACTTCCTGCTCCGCCGGGACACGCGCGCTCTGCTGGTCACCGCGGCCTCCGTGGTGGTCGCGACGCTGGCCGGTTTCGCCTTCGCCTGGAGCGACTCCTGGGAGTACTGGACCGAGACCGTCCGCAACACCGACCGCATCGGTACGGCGACGCTGAACACCAACCAGAACATCGCCGGCGCCCTGGCCCGGCTGGGGCTGGGAGAGGACGCGCGGTTCCTGCTGTGGGTCGCGCTGTGCTTCGCGGTCCTCGCGCTGACGGTGTGGGCGGCGCGGCGGGCGCTGAGGGCCGATCAGCCGGTGCTCGCACTGATCTCGGTGGCGATGTTCGGCCTGGTCGTCTCGCCGGTGTCCTGGTCGCATCACTGGGTGTGGATGTTGCCGACGGTGGTGGTCACCGCGGTGCTGGCGGTCCGTCTGCGCCACGCCCTGCTCGGCGCCGTCGCCACCCTCGGGCTGGTGCTGATGGTGTGGTCGCCGATCACTCTGCTGCCCGAGCATCGCGAGACCACCGCGGCGTTGTGGCGCCAGCTCGTCGGCGGGTCCTACCTGTGGTGGGCGCTGGCTGTGATCGTCGCGATCGGCACCGTCACGCTCCACCGCGACACCACGCCCGGCGTGGACGCCCGCGAGCCCGGCGCCGAACCCGGCACCGAGGTGCTCAAGGCCTAA
- a CDS encoding SRPBCC family protein, producing MADKTAQTIYIDADPSTVMDVIADIGSYPDWVAEYKETEVLEADAEGYPKVARLVLDAAVLKDTMVLAYRWPADHKSVTWSLVSSSLLKALDGAYRLSPKGSGTDVTYELSVDLVIPMIGLLKRKAERRLTDTALKDLKKRVETD from the coding sequence GTGGCAGACAAGACGGCGCAGACCATCTATATCGACGCCGACCCGTCGACGGTGATGGACGTCATCGCCGACATCGGCTCGTACCCCGACTGGGTCGCCGAGTACAAGGAGACCGAGGTCCTCGAGGCCGACGCCGAGGGTTACCCGAAGGTCGCCCGGCTGGTGCTCGACGCCGCGGTGCTCAAGGACACCATGGTGCTCGCCTACAGGTGGCCCGCCGACCATAAGTCGGTGACGTGGTCGCTGGTGTCGAGTTCGCTGCTCAAGGCCCTCGATGGGGCGTATCGCCTGTCGCCCAAGGGATCCGGAACAGACGTCACCTACGAGCTGTCGGTCGATCTGGTCATCCCGATGATCGGCCTGCTCAAACGCAAAGCCGAGCGGCGGCTGACGGACACGGCCCTGAAGGATCTCAAGAAGCGAGTGGAGACTGACTGA
- a CDS encoding polyketide cyclase / dehydrase and lipid transport — protein MNSIQIADETFVAADPVAVGEAVADRSSWSRWWPDLRLEVVEDRGEAGQRWKVTGALTGTMEVWLEKVLDGVIVHYFLHAEPSGVAARQLAKMNLPKMNHRRRVAGKDMAFEVKRTLEAGRPVGVSRLA, from the coding sequence ATGAACAGCATCCAGATCGCCGACGAAACCTTCGTCGCGGCCGATCCGGTCGCCGTCGGTGAGGCGGTCGCCGACCGGTCGAGCTGGTCGCGCTGGTGGCCGGACCTCCGGCTGGAGGTCGTCGAGGACCGGGGCGAGGCGGGGCAGCGCTGGAAGGTGACCGGCGCTCTGACCGGGACCATGGAGGTCTGGTTGGAGAAGGTGCTCGATGGCGTCATAGTGCATTACTTCCTGCACGCCGAGCCCTCGGGTGTGGCCGCGCGGCAGTTGGCGAAGATGAACCTGCCGAAGATGAACCATCGACGGCGGGTCGCGGGCAAGGACATGGCCTTCGAGGTGAAGCGCACGCTTGAGGCGGGACGGCCCGTCGGGGTCTCGCGGTTGGCCTGA
- a CDS encoding lysophospholipid acyltransferase family protein encodes MWYWLFKYVLLGPLLALIARPKIEGLEHIPADGSAILASNHLAVMDSFYLPLLVRRRITFLAKAEYFTGTGVKGRFLAWFYTAVGQVPIDRTDADSAQAALTTAERILGQGKLLGMYPEGTRSPDGRLYKGKTGLARLALQTQVPVIPVAMIGTDEVNPPGKGLRFGRVRAKIGPPMDFSRFDGLAGNRFIERAVVDEVMYELMRLSGQEYVDLYAADVKLGKADAAPKPPTRLPESAAG; translated from the coding sequence ATGTGGTACTGGCTGTTCAAGTACGTCCTGCTCGGACCCCTGCTGGCTTTGATCGCCCGGCCGAAAATCGAAGGGCTGGAGCACATTCCGGCCGACGGTTCGGCGATCCTGGCCAGTAATCATCTGGCGGTGATGGACAGCTTCTACCTTCCACTGCTGGTGCGCCGCCGCATCACCTTCCTGGCCAAGGCCGAGTACTTCACCGGCACCGGGGTCAAGGGCCGGTTCCTGGCGTGGTTCTACACCGCCGTCGGCCAGGTGCCGATCGACCGCACCGACGCCGACAGTGCGCAGGCCGCGTTGACCACCGCCGAGCGGATCCTGGGTCAGGGCAAACTGCTCGGGATGTATCCCGAGGGCACCCGGTCGCCCGACGGCCGGCTGTACAAGGGCAAGACCGGCCTGGCCAGGCTTGCACTGCAGACCCAGGTCCCGGTGATCCCGGTGGCGATGATCGGCACCGACGAGGTCAACCCGCCCGGGAAGGGACTGCGGTTCGGACGGGTCCGGGCCAAGATCGGGCCGCCCATGGACTTCAGCCGTTTCGACGGGCTGGCCGGCAACCGCTTCATCGAGCGCGCCGTCGTCGACGAGGTCATGTACGAGCTGATGCGGTTGTCGGGACAGGAGTACGTCGACCTCTACGCCGCTGATGTGAAGCTGGGAAAAGCTGACGCGGCCCCCAAGCCGCCGACTCGCCTCCCGGAATCGGCCGCCGGTTAG
- a CDS encoding basic secretory protein-like protein yields MRRSTTSVATSPSRLPRSVDRRRLGAVFGAELICAVLLIAGPQVSAPVPAVAAPVPATHSPQPAPTGPSTRTVATPDGRTAQLADLGAPGGGALLDRIAAELPSATAAVTAFWGPQWPRDIPIVVAGTTGQFATLGGGGDGIAATTTAQRITFAPGATAMDDADLRTVVRHELFHYAARADTAADAPVWFTEGVADYVARPPAATPPAAPRGFPSDAEMAAPGPARDEAYDRAWEFASYVAGVYGEDTLRALYVAACGHGHADFDGAVRTVLGVEPALLWADS; encoded by the coding sequence ATGCGCCGATCTACAACGTCCGTCGCTACTAGCCCGTCCCGGCTCCCGCGCTCGGTCGACAGACGCCGGCTCGGGGCCGTGTTCGGTGCGGAGCTGATCTGCGCGGTGCTGCTGATCGCCGGACCGCAGGTGTCCGCACCGGTTCCGGCCGTCGCGGCTCCGGTCCCGGCCACGCACTCCCCGCAACCCGCACCGACAGGACCCTCGACACGCACGGTCGCCACCCCCGACGGCCGCACCGCGCAACTGGCCGACCTGGGCGCCCCCGGCGGCGGCGCGCTCCTCGACCGCATCGCCGCCGAACTGCCGTCCGCCACCGCCGCGGTCACCGCGTTCTGGGGGCCACAGTGGCCGCGCGACATCCCGATCGTCGTCGCGGGCACCACCGGACAGTTCGCGACGCTGGGTGGCGGAGGGGACGGCATCGCGGCGACGACCACTGCGCAGCGCATCACGTTCGCCCCCGGCGCCACCGCGATGGACGACGCGGATCTGCGCACCGTGGTGCGCCACGAGCTGTTCCACTACGCCGCCCGCGCGGACACCGCCGCCGACGCGCCGGTGTGGTTCACCGAAGGCGTCGCCGACTACGTCGCCCGCCCCCCCGCGGCCACCCCGCCCGCCGCTCCGCGGGGGTTCCCCTCCGACGCGGAGATGGCCGCCCCGGGGCCGGCCCGCGACGAGGCCTACGACCGGGCCTGGGAGTTTGCGTCGTACGTCGCCGGCGTCTACGGCGAGGACACGCTGCGCGCCCTCTACGTCGCCGCGTGCGGGCACGGTCACGCCGACTTCGACGGCGCGGTCCGCACCGTCCTCGGAGTGGAGCCGGCCTTGCTGTGGGCGGACTCGTGA
- a CDS encoding glycosyltransferase family 4 protein, whose product MKRILLVTNDFPPRRGGIQSYLEALVGHLVASGDHTLTVYAPKWKGAPDYDAVAAATGYEVVRHPGTLMLPEPTVALRMRKIIAERGIDTVWFGAAAPLALMAPLARAAGARRVIASTHGHEVGWSMLPLARNALRRIGNDTDVVTYISAYTRGRFASAFGPDAALEHVPPGVDTDRFVPDEVARAEMRARYRLGNRPVVACVSRLVPRKGQDMLIRALPAIRQRAPGAALVIVGGGPYRTSLHRLAHDFGVADHVVFTDGVPGEELPAHHAMADVFAMPCRTRGSGLDVEGLGIVYLEASSTGVPVVAGRSGGAPETVRDGETGLVVDGWDVGAIAASVGELLADPARAAAMGAAGRQWAVDNWRWSLQAERLARLL is encoded by the coding sequence GTGAAACGAATCCTGCTCGTCACCAACGACTTTCCGCCACGCCGGGGCGGCATCCAGTCCTACCTCGAAGCCCTGGTCGGCCACCTCGTCGCGTCCGGTGACCACACCCTGACCGTGTACGCCCCGAAGTGGAAGGGCGCTCCCGACTACGACGCCGTCGCCGCCGCGACCGGATATGAGGTCGTGCGGCACCCCGGCACGCTGATGCTGCCCGAACCGACCGTTGCGCTGCGCATGCGCAAGATCATCGCCGAACGTGGCATCGACACGGTCTGGTTCGGTGCGGCCGCCCCGCTGGCGCTGATGGCGCCGCTGGCCCGCGCCGCCGGCGCCCGGCGCGTCATCGCCAGCACCCACGGCCACGAGGTGGGGTGGTCGATGCTGCCGCTGGCGCGAAACGCGTTGCGCCGCATCGGCAACGACACCGACGTCGTCACCTACATCAGCGCGTACACCCGCGGGCGCTTCGCCTCGGCGTTCGGTCCCGATGCCGCACTCGAACACGTCCCGCCGGGTGTGGACACCGACCGCTTCGTCCCCGACGAGGTCGCGCGCGCCGAGATGCGCGCCCGGTACCGACTCGGCAACCGGCCCGTGGTCGCGTGCGTGTCACGTCTCGTCCCACGCAAGGGCCAGGACATGCTGATCCGGGCGCTGCCGGCGATCCGTCAGCGCGCGCCCGGCGCGGCGCTGGTCATCGTCGGCGGCGGACCGTACCGCACATCGCTGCACCGTCTGGCCCACGACTTCGGGGTGGCCGACCACGTCGTGTTCACCGACGGCGTGCCGGGCGAGGAGCTGCCCGCCCATCATGCGATGGCCGACGTGTTCGCGATGCCCTGCCGCACACGGGGTTCCGGGCTCGACGTCGAGGGGCTGGGCATCGTCTACCTGGAGGCGTCCTCGACCGGGGTGCCCGTGGTCGCCGGCCGGTCCGGCGGTGCCCCGGAGACGGTGCGCGACGGGGAGACCGGGCTCGTCGTCGACGGATGGGACGTCGGCGCGATAGCGGCGTCGGTCGGTGAGCTGCTCGCCGACCCGGCACGGGCCGCGGCGATGGGCGCCGCGGGCCGGCAGTGGGCAGTGGACAACTGGCGGTGGAGCCTGCAGGCCGAAAGGCTGGCAAGGCTCCTGTAG
- the ripC gene encoding peptidoglycan hydrolase RipC gives MTLDRAHWRIRRYRQTLIGVMTGLAVFGAVLTGQAYADPAADALAKMNELSRQAEQTTEAMHSAQLDLNSKLAIQQAAESKHAGDLAAVEAARHRLADYQGKVDKLAAAQYMGGRASGFDAMLTASSPQSLIDQMSVQRVMATEMQSQMAAFRDAGMQAEIAEQASAASATEAKTAAEQAAAVRADLQSKQSQLQTQIAIVKAQYEALTPTQRETLAAAPPPPPVPAALPVPPAPGQDPAILAAPPAPPVPGAIPPGDIAPPGSPAATTVIQAALSRIGSPYSWGGSGPGAFDCSGLVMWSFQQAGIALPHSSQALARGGQPVSTDQMQPGDLVTYYSDASHVGIYIGDGMMVHASTYGTPVRVAPVNNAPIYNVRRY, from the coding sequence TTGACGCTCGACCGCGCGCATTGGCGCATTCGCCGTTACCGGCAAACCCTCATCGGCGTGATGACCGGCCTGGCCGTCTTCGGTGCGGTGCTGACCGGTCAGGCCTACGCCGATCCCGCCGCGGATGCGCTGGCCAAGATGAACGAGCTGTCCCGGCAGGCCGAGCAGACCACCGAGGCGATGCACTCGGCGCAGCTGGACCTCAACAGCAAGCTGGCGATCCAGCAGGCCGCGGAGTCCAAGCACGCCGGCGACCTGGCCGCCGTGGAAGCCGCCCGGCATCGGCTGGCGGACTACCAGGGCAAGGTCGACAAGCTCGCCGCGGCCCAGTACATGGGTGGCCGCGCGTCCGGTTTCGACGCGATGCTCACCGCGTCCTCGCCGCAGAGCCTGATCGACCAGATGTCCGTGCAGCGCGTGATGGCGACCGAGATGCAGTCCCAGATGGCGGCCTTCCGCGACGCCGGCATGCAGGCCGAGATCGCCGAGCAGGCCTCCGCCGCTTCGGCCACCGAGGCCAAGACGGCCGCCGAACAGGCCGCGGCGGTGCGGGCCGACCTGCAGTCCAAGCAGAGCCAACTGCAGACCCAGATCGCGATCGTCAAGGCTCAGTACGAGGCGCTGACGCCGACGCAGCGCGAGACGCTGGCCGCGGCGCCTCCGCCGCCGCCGGTGCCCGCAGCACTGCCGGTTCCGCCGGCTCCGGGACAGGACCCGGCCATTCTCGCCGCACCGCCCGCGCCGCCGGTCCCCGGAGCGATTCCGCCCGGTGACATCGCCCCGCCGGGATCGCCGGCCGCCACGACGGTGATCCAGGCCGCGCTGAGCCGCATCGGCTCCCCGTACTCCTGGGGCGGCTCGGGACCCGGCGCGTTCGACTGCTCGGGCCTGGTGATGTGGTCCTTCCAGCAGGCGGGCATCGCACTGCCGCACTCCAGCCAGGCGCTGGCACGCGGCGGACAGCCGGTGTCGACGGATCAGATGCAGCCCGGTGACCTGGTCACGTACTACTCCGATGCGTCGCACGTCGGCATCTACATCGGTGACGGGATGATGGTCCACGCCTCCACGTACGGCACACCGGTGCGCGTCGCCCCGGTGAACAATGCGCCGATCTACAACGTCCGTCGCTACTAG
- a CDS encoding AMP-dependent synthetase/ligase yields the protein MTAREFTVPAPFTVEERDNIVGAVFTHERDDPDHVIFQRLVDGKWIDVTARQAAGQIRSAARGLIAEGVQAGDRVALLSATRYEWPILDFAILSIGAVTVPIYETSSAEQVQFVLADSGAVAAIAETDAHAAHIEAQRDTLPALRRIYVIDGSVPALDELAEAGASVDAAAVDERVASIRSTDAATLIYTSGTTGRPKGCQLTHSNLLYEIRGAKACFPEHLAKGEKLLVFLPLAHVLARALTIGAFSNGVTLGFTSDIKNLVPMFAVFQPTLVVSVPRVFEKVYNTAELNAETGGKGKIFTAAANTAIEYSKALDSGGPGLVLKLKHALFDKLVYGKLRAALGGRCHAAISGGAPLGARLGHFYRGVGLSIYEGYGLTETSAAITVNRVGDLRVGSVGKLVPGNSMRLGEDGELLVRGGVVFNGYWGNEEETRAVFTDGWFHTGDLGAIDDDGFLTIVGRKKEIIVTAGGKNVAPAQLEDRLRAHPLISQAMAVGDQQPFIAALITVDTEAFPGWKERHHKASDASVADLADDPDLLAEIELAVKDANQAVSKAEAIRKFRILPVDFTEDTGELTPTLKVKRKVVAEKFAADIEALYAKG from the coding sequence ATGACTGCGCGTGAGTTCACCGTTCCGGCACCATTCACCGTCGAAGAGCGCGACAACATCGTCGGCGCCGTCTTCACCCACGAACGCGACGATCCCGATCACGTGATCTTCCAGCGGCTGGTCGACGGGAAATGGATCGACGTCACCGCGCGGCAGGCCGCCGGGCAGATCCGCTCCGCGGCGCGCGGGCTCATCGCCGAAGGCGTGCAGGCCGGCGATCGCGTGGCCCTGCTGTCCGCGACGCGGTACGAGTGGCCGATCCTGGACTTCGCGATCCTGTCGATCGGCGCGGTCACGGTGCCGATCTACGAGACGAGCTCGGCCGAGCAGGTCCAGTTCGTGCTGGCCGATTCCGGCGCCGTCGCCGCGATCGCCGAGACCGACGCGCACGCCGCGCACATCGAAGCGCAGCGCGACACACTGCCGGCGCTGCGCAGGATCTACGTCATCGACGGTTCCGTCCCCGCGCTCGACGAGCTCGCCGAAGCCGGCGCCTCGGTCGACGCCGCCGCCGTCGACGAGCGGGTCGCGTCCATCAGGTCGACGGACGCGGCCACGCTGATCTACACCTCGGGCACGACGGGCCGACCCAAGGGCTGCCAGCTGACCCACTCCAACCTGCTCTACGAGATCCGCGGGGCCAAGGCGTGCTTCCCCGAGCACCTGGCCAAAGGCGAGAAGCTGCTGGTGTTCCTGCCGCTGGCGCATGTCCTGGCCCGCGCGTTGACCATCGGCGCGTTCAGCAACGGCGTCACCCTCGGCTTCACCAGCGACATCAAGAACCTGGTTCCGATGTTCGCGGTCTTCCAGCCGACGCTGGTGGTGTCGGTGCCCCGGGTGTTCGAAAAGGTCTACAACACCGCCGAACTGAACGCCGAGACCGGCGGCAAGGGCAAGATCTTCACCGCGGCCGCGAACACGGCGATCGAGTACAGCAAGGCACTCGACAGCGGCGGCCCCGGTCTGGTGCTCAAGCTCAAGCACGCGCTGTTCGACAAGCTGGTCTACGGCAAGCTGCGCGCGGCGCTGGGAGGCCGCTGCCACGCCGCGATCTCCGGCGGCGCGCCGCTGGGCGCCCGGCTGGGCCACTTCTACCGCGGCGTCGGCCTGTCCATCTACGAGGGCTACGGCCTCACCGAGACCAGCGCGGCGATCACCGTCAACCGGGTCGGCGACCTGCGGGTCGGTTCGGTCGGCAAGCTGGTGCCCGGCAACAGCATGCGTCTCGGAGAGGACGGCGAGCTGTTGGTCAGGGGCGGTGTCGTGTTCAACGGCTACTGGGGTAACGAGGAGGAGACCCGTGCCGTGTTCACGGACGGCTGGTTCCACACCGGCGACCTCGGCGCGATCGACGACGACGGTTTCCTGACGATCGTCGGCCGCAAGAAGGAGATCATCGTGACCGCCGGCGGCAAGAACGTCGCCCCGGCACAGCTGGAGGACCGGCTGCGCGCGCATCCGCTGATCAGCCAGGCCATGGCCGTGGGCGACCAGCAGCCGTTCATCGCCGCGCTGATCACCGTCGACACCGAGGCGTTCCCCGGCTGGAAGGAGCGCCACCACAAGGCCTCCGACGCCTCCGTCGCCGATCTCGCCGACGATCCCGACCTGCTCGCCGAGATCGAGCTGGCGGTCAAGGACGCCAACCAGGCGGTGTCGAAGGCCGAGGCGATCCGGAAGTTCCGGATCCTGCCGGTCGACTTCACCGAGGACACCGGCGAGCTGACCCCGACGCTGAAGGTCAAGCGCAAGGTGGTGGCCGAGAAGTTCGCGGCCGACATCGAGGCGCTCTACGCGAAGGGCTGA